In a genomic window of Vigna angularis cultivar LongXiaoDou No.4 chromosome 6, ASM1680809v1, whole genome shotgun sequence:
- the LOC108341844 gene encoding uncharacterized protein LOC108341844, producing METKKLRVTVQVQVLLLIMAMVASPIMSCPPTDGKSCKDCLVNQMKNACPSCTPILHCMARCLWDGTSRPNCITKCNINTAYPTLSDCKRCMSKCKCSCAN from the coding sequence ATGGAGACGAAGAAGCTCAGAGTAACAGTCCAGGTCCAAGTGCTGTTGCTGATCATGGCGATGGTGGCTTCACCTATCATGAGTTGCCCACCCACAGATGGAAAGAGTTGCAAAGACTGCCTTGTAAACCAGATGAAAAACGCCTGTCCATCCTGCACGCCAATCCTACACTGCATGGCTCGCTGCTTGTGGGATGGCACTTCAAGGCCCAATTGCATCACCAAATGCAACATCAACACCGCTTACCCAACACTCTCAGATTGCAAGAGATGCATGTCCAAGTGCAAGTGCAGCTGTGCCAACTAG
- the LOC108343493 gene encoding fumarylacetoacetase, protein MAELKSFVEVHPDSHFPIQNLPYGVFKPQPSSSPRPGVAIGDYVLDLSEIASAGLFDGPLLRNSDSFLQPNLNKFVSLGRPAWKEARATLQKLLSATEPTLRDNKELRQKALVPLSSAELLLPVVVGDYTDFFTSLHHTKNCGLIFRGPQTPVLDNWYRLPIAYHGRASSVVISGTDIVRPRGQAHPSCGSTPYFGPSLKLDFELEMATIVGPGNELGKPVDINNAEDHIFGLVLMNDWSARDIQAWEYIPLGPFLGKSFGTTISPWIVTLEALEPFASQAPKQDPPPLPYLTEKVSKSYDISLEAHIKPAGHEDSGVVTRTNLNHLYWTLTQQLAHHTINGCNLRPGDLLGTGTVSGPEPESRGCLLELTWNGQNAVSVNGLNRKFLEDGDEVIITGYCKGSDYTIGFGNCSGKIVPAAP, encoded by the exons ATGGCTGAGCTAAAATCTTTCGTTGAGGTTCATCCAGATTCTCACTTTCCAATACAGAACCTTCCTTACGGAGTCTTCAAGCCCCAACCCTCTTCGTCTCCTCGCCCCGGCGTCGCCATCGGCGACTACGTCCTCGACCTCTCTGAAATCGCTTCCGCCGGCCTCTTCGACGGTCCTCTCCTCCGAAACTCCGATTCCTTCCTCCAG CCTAATCTAAATAAGTTTGTATCCCTTGGAAGGCCGGCCTGGAAGGAAGCCCGTGCCACTCTTCAAAAGCTTTTATCAG CAACGGAGCCAACCTTGAGGGACAACAAGGAATTGAGGCAGAAGGCACTTGTGCCTTTG AGTAGCGCGGAGTTGCTTCTCCCTGTTGTTGTTGGGGACTATACTGATTTCTTTACATCTCTGCATCACACTAAAAACTGTGGGCTCATATTTCGTGGGCCGCAGACTCCTGTTCTAGATAATTG GTACCGACTGCCTATTGCATACCATGGACGGGCATCTTCTGTTGTTATTTCCGGAACAGATATTGTTCGACCAAG AGGTCAAGCTCATCCATCTTGTGGTTCTACACCCTACTTTGGCCCTTCGTTAAAGCTAGACTTTGAGTTGGAAATG GCTACTATTGTTGGACCTGGAAATGAATTGGGAAAACCAGTGGATATTAACAACGCTGAAGATCACATCTTTGGACTTGTTCTAATGAATGACTGGAGTG CTCGAGATATTCAGGCATGGGAATATATTCCTCTTGGTCCTTTTCTTGGAAAGAGTTTTG GTACCACAATATCTCCTTGGATTGTGACCCTGGAGGCATTAGAACCTTTTGCTTCCCAAGCCCCAAAACAG GATCCTCCTCCACTTCCATATTTGACAGAAAAAGTGTCCAAAAGCTATGATATTTCCCTAGAG GCTCACATAAAACCTGCTGGACATGAAGATTCAGGAGTGGTGACACGAACTAATCTAAATCACTT ATATTGGACATTGACCCAGCAACTTGCTCATCATACAATCAATGGTTGCAACCTTAGGCCAGGCGATCTCCTTGGAACTGGGACAGTTAGTGGTCCT GAGCCGGAGTCCCGTGGATGCTTGCTAGAGTTAACCTGGAATGGACAAAATGCAGTGTCTGTAAATGGGTTAAACCGGAAATTTCTTGAAGATGGAGATGAAGTCATCATAACCGGATATTGCAAG GGAAGTGATTACACTATTGGGTTTGGTAACTGCTCAGGCAAGATTGTTCCCGCAGCTCCCTGA
- the LOC108343385 gene encoding transcription initiation factor IIF subunit alpha — MSTDLQLKSSCSGCGSTTDLYGSNCKHMTLCLSCGKTMAENRSKCVDCGVTLTRLIREYNVRASSTNDKNYFIGRFMTGLPDFSKKKSAENKWALQKEGLHGRQITDTLREKYKNKPWLLEDETGQSQYHGHLEGSQSATYYLLMKERKEFVAIPAGSWYNFNKVAQYKQLTLEEAEEKMKNRKKTADGYQRWMMKAANNGPAAFGEHGKFEDKESNTGGGRSRKKTGEDDEGHVSDKGEEDEDEESDRKSRLGLNKRAGDDDEEGPRGGDHDLDDDDVEKGDDWEHEEIFTDDDEAVGNDPEEREELAPEVPAPPEIKQDEEEEDEDNEEGGGLSKSGKELKKLLGKASGLNESDAEDEDDDDDDMDDEVGNPPVIATKQKDAPKEEPVDISPSKPAATGPARGTPSSKSSKGKRKSNEEVKPANTATPKKVKQENEPKSSTKDVNGSASKSNAPPKGTPPSSSKPGSSGTATGPVSEEEIRAVLRQKTPVTTQDLVAKFKARLRSSEDKQAFAEILKRISKIQKTANGSSYVILRDK; from the exons ATGTCGACGGACCTGCAATTGAAATCGAGTTGTAGCGGATGCGGATCAACGACGGATCTCTACGGAAGCAATTGCAAGCACATGACTCTGTGCTTGAGTTGCGGCAAAACCATGGCTGAGAATCGCTCCAAATGCGTCGATTGTGGTGTCACCCTTACTCGCCTGATTCGA GAATACAATGTTCGTGCAAGTTCTACCAATGACAAGAACTACTTTATTGGAAGGTTCATGACCGGTTTACCAGATTTTTCGAAGAAGAAAAGTGCTGAGAACAAGTGGGCTCTGCAGAAGGAAGGACTGCACGGTCGCCAAATTACTGATACTTTGCGG GAGAAGTACAAGAACAAGCCTTGGCTCTTGGAGGACGAAACAGGTCAGTCCCAGTACCATGGTCATCTAGAAGGTTCACAATCGGCTACATATTACCTGCTAATGAAAGAAAGGAAGGAATTTGTTGCCATTCCTGCTGGTTCTTG GTACAACTTTAACAAGGTTGCTCAATATAAGCAATTGACATTGGAGGAAGCagaagagaagatgaagaatagAAAGAAAACTGCAGATGGATATCAGAGATGGATGATGAAAGCAGCAAATAATGGCCCAGCTGCATTTGGTGAACATGGAAAATTTGAGGACAAGGAAAGCAACACAGGTGGAGGGAGAAGCCGTAAAAAAACTGGTGAGGATGATGAAGGTCATGTTTCTGATAAGGGAGAGGAGGATGAAGACGAGGAATCCGACAGGAAGAGTAGACTTGGACTTAATAAAAGAGctggtgatgatgatgaagaaggtCCAAGGGGAGGGGACCATGATCTAGATGATGACGACGTTGAGAAGG GTGATGACTGGGAGCATGAAGAAATTTTCACTGATGACGATGAAGCTGTTGGAAATGACCCTGAGGAAAGGGAGGAGTTAGCTCCTGAAGTTCCTGCTCCTCCTGAAATAAAACAG gatgaggaggaggaggatgaAGATAATGAAGAAGGGGGAGGTCTGAGTAAATCTGGGAAAGAGCTGAAGAAGCTGCTTGGGAAAGCTAGTGGTCTGAATGAATCTGATGcagaggatgaagatgatgacgatGACGAC ATGGATGACGAGGTTGGCAATCCTCCTGTGATTGCTACGAAGCAGAAGGATGCCCCTAAGGAAGAACCTGTTGACATTAGCCCTTCAAAGCCAGCAGCAACAGGACCTGCTCGTGGAACACCATCTTCTAAGTCTTcaaagggaaagagaaaatcAAATGAAGAAGTAAAACCAGCAAATACTGCAACACCAAAGAAGGTGAAACAGGAAAAT gAACCAAAATCGTCTACCAAAGATGTAAATGGGTCTGCATCTAAAAGCAATGCACCTCCCAAAGGTACACCTCCGTCATCATCAAAGCCTGGGTCTTCCGGAACAGCTACTGGACCTGTGAGTGAGGAAGAAATTAGGGCTGTTTTAAGGCAAAAGACTCCAGTGACCACTCAGGATCTTGTAGCTAAATTTAAGGCAAGATTGAGATCTTCAGAG
- the LOC108341843 gene encoding BAG family molecular chaperone regulator 5, mitochondrial: MKKKEEKLGEKEVGSCINKRLSSISFNTKGSFSSYSTSTTLTYTYHYDHTPPPRANSTPQPSPSPSAAAATIQSAYRAHRIRALYRKIAAVDSEADRLQRLIQRQDTVDAVRTDHLEKLRMNEALMALLLKLDSVPGIDPTVRDARRKVTHRIVGLQEILDSVSESQIDESGWWSMKNWDEVLADMEESICRERGGDEMERFCAQNLGFRCLQRFLREP; the protein is encoded by the exons atgaaaaagaaagaggagAAGTTGGGAGAAAAGGAAGTGGGGTCATGCATTAACAAAAGGTTATCATCCATTTCATTTAACACAAAAG GTTCCTTCTCCTCCTACTCAACTTCCACCACGCTCACCTACACCTACCACTATGACCACACTCCACCCCCACGCGCCAATTCCACTCCTCAACCATCCCCCTCCCCCTCCGCCGCCGCAGCCACCATCCAATCTGCCTACCGCGCCCACCGCATTCGGGCCCTCTACCGGAAAATAGCTGCGGTCGACTCCGAAGCCGACCGGCTGCAGCGCCTGATCCAGCGACAGGACACGGTGGACGCCGTGCGCACCGACCATCTGGAGAAGCTCAGAATGAACGAGGCGCTCATGGCCCTGCTGCTGAAGCTGGACTCTGTGCCCGGCATTGATCCGACGGTCAGGGATGCGCGAAGGAAAGTCACCCATCGGATCGTGGGCCTCCAGGAGATACTGGACTCTGTATCGGAGAGCCAGATTGATGAGTCCGGCTGGTGGTCCATGAAGAATTGGGACGAAGTATTGGCCGACATGGAAGAAAGTATTTGTCGCGAAAGAGGCGGTGATGAAATGGAACGGTTTTGCGCTCAAAATCTTGGCTTTCGCTGCCTACAGAGGTTTCTTCGTGAACCTTGA